tcagacaccttaaccactctgtCACCATGGCtctgaggtggagggctagtggtagaatgtcagacacctaaccACTCCGTCACCATGGCtctgaggtggagggctagtggtagaatgtcagacacctcaaTCACTCAGCCACATCAACCCAGAAGTGTAGGACTAATGGTAAAACATTGAACTTGGTCactattatattttttactgattataaatgtaatgtCCTGGCAGGATTTTAGTTAACCTGATAATACCTAACAGATGCTTTACCCCTGTCATACTAGTCTGAGCACTcctatcatatcatcatcacaatatctGGCAGATCTTCAACAAGGAAATTTTATTCATCATGCAGATACCCAATGGGCAAATTAAAGTGAGGTCAGGAAAAAAACTCATGCTTGAGTTGCATTCACCAGCGAAGATCAATGGATGGTTTTTGTTAACCATAtcaaacataataaaacatgtGCCATGTGTTAATGTTGGACTAAAAAACCTTTTTCATAATGATCATTAAATGTTGTAGTTTATATCAGATCTAGGCCAAAATTAGGTACAACGGTTTAACTAAAATTGTTTCATATGCATAGTATTTGATGCTTAAGTTCATTTAATCTTTGAATctaatttttatgaaaattcttgattttgatagtaagggtttaaaagtttattttctttaaaacctTTTAATgtccaggatcatttaaggacatgccaggttcaGGAGGCAGTgtaaagccagagtacccagagaaaaaccaccatcCTACAGTCAGTACATCAGGCAACTGTCTTGCATACATTTTGAAATTGGAACCCTGATGTTATGACACCTTTTCCACTGACAGCCTTCACAGACTATATTTGTAAATGATGAGCCTTAGAAGGACAAATCATTACAGTCTATTTCAAGAAGATAACATCTTGGATTCTTTTGCACGAACTCTATTTTCTATAAACCTGAATTGCTTTCTGTTAAGCATCACTTTTCTGTATTCACTGCAAGATTTATTACAAATCCTTGCCAGCTTTAACCTTAACTAACTCAATATGTTGTTGAAGAAATTTATGTTTGATGCAAACGTTTACAACAAGTTCCTCATTAGACATTGTGTTGCTGCAGTCTGATGCAGAAAAAAGCTGCCATTTTTTCTGGAGAAAATATTGCCTAGCAACCGTTCCAATGAAAAGTATATATCACCATGCAACACATAGCAGAGAAAGCTGTAATACACGTGGTGTGAATTTACATGCAATGAATTTCTTGCATTTTGCCTAAAATATCCACTAATTTATAAACCATGTTGCTTTTGTTGAGCGGATGTATAATTCTGTGCAGCCATTTCTAATAGAACTGTCTTTAAAGTTTTAGAATGGTTGATTAGGTTCTCTGATGTGTAATTTTGCCCTAGATTATTTCAGCTAATAATACTGTGTTACAAAGATTGCATCTACTGAAAGaataattgtttaaaaacaaaCGCTTCTAGGGTATCATTCTACACAGATGAATAATATTACTGCTGTAGAAATTATAGACACAAATTCCTTACTTTCTCAAGCTTCCCTTTAACACCTTTCTCCCAATCATGGTAATGTCATTTAATTTGACTTGTTGAaccatttgaaatattttcaatccTCTCTTGCAATTCTTAATCCCTCTTAATCTTTAAAATTGCTTGGTTAACATAAATCTGATATTTCAGtccttttttttaaaatatgctGCATAATTGATAGAAAATTAttagaaacttttttttcttattgttttattgGAAGAATTTCCAATTAGAATTGAAATGTTTCATTAAAATATCCACcaattacatataaatgtaatttttgaaCATTGGTGAttgtttgtaacaatatttACTAAAGTAATTAAACACAGATTATTTCATCTTGTGTGAAAAGTCTCGAAATAGAAGTCCTCCAATAATAttctgtataacatgaaatattagTGGGTACTTTCTTTTGTGGTTAAGacttaaattatttaatagATAGAAATATTCGTGGTTAGCAGATAGAACAACAATAACAGAAATATTTCATAGTTCCATAGAAAcaggaaaacaatgaaaatttccaTATAACAAAAATTTCAtcttatacaatatacattcaATTCAAACATTCAGAGACTGTCTGTTCTACATTTCCCAGATGTGTGTATTAGAATTTGTGTAAAGAGCACAATAAAAATgtaccaacaaacctgacacgtccttaataATAGTCTGAGAACCAGTTGAATTGAAATCTCTAAAATAAGTGCACCACTAAAATGTGTACACCTCCAGTAACCCTACAAGGACTGGTTGTCTGTTCTGTACATTCCCCATGCAGTACACAGGTTTTACATTAAGACATTATAGAGTGTGATGTTCTGTCTGTGGAAACATGTTGCGGAGACCATCGCCACAGAAAAGAGGAGATTTACATCAGATCTGTTTATCTTGTTAGTGGTGGGGAGACCAGACAGAAATATAATCACAACATATGGTATATACTCTCAGTGTTTGTTTGGGGGTGTTACCAAGTGATGCTATTTATGAAACTTTGGTAAATAAAAGTGACAGAAAGTGGAATCTCTCCTTCACCTTATtatgtataaagaaaatataactggtgatattgataatgtTGGTTTTCAGGCAATATAGAGAAAAATTCATTTATACCAAATTtccataaaaaatataatagatAATTAAGTTGCTCATCTTGAAAGAGTGTTATTTTAGTATATATGTAAAGTATACTTTATAAGTAAATCTGACCCTGACAACAGATTTAGACATTTTGACAGTAAAGATATAAATGACTAGAAATGTCCAAGTCAGGAAAGTTCTCTCTTGTCCATAGTTTACACATGATTAACATGAGTTCCAGTATCACAAcaagacacacaaaaaatataccacagcctcccaatatacaaacattcacCACACAGAACATACTGTGTAGGAGAGACCATGCAGacatatacctggtatatcaaTCCTGGATGGTGAAATATTCACCAAGCATCTTTTCAACATTagactgtatataaagaaaacatataataaacaatgaTATCTTTTATATCATTCAATAATTCCTGGCATGCAAGTTTCTCCTTCGAGATTTTGACAAATAGTTTACAGTTTTCTTTAGCACTCAATAAACTGAAGTCTGCACTTTCCCTTCCTTATTGACATAAATCTGTCCAATTATATGGATAGATTTGCCCATTACTGTCAAAAAGGGGTGTGTAAGATGTCTCAAATGAATCATCTTATAGTTGATGTTTAGATAGGTATaggtctatatagatataaacagtGTACATAAATTGTTAGGATATTCTGGTGATAGTGATTCACTTCAGATTGGCAGAAACTTCTAGCTTCTTTGTCTCAAACCTCCAGGCTGTCTGCAGCTTTGCCTGAGATCAACACTCGTGTATATTGCATGTTTGGAAAGTTCATCATATATCTGACTTTTGTGTGGGGGTGACTGACAGTAATTACATTATCCAAACCGATGTCTACATCAACACTTCTCTTGTATACAAATGCTTTATGTGTCACAGAAGTGAGCCAGCTACATCCATATCAACTGAAATAGCACCTCCGGTAGTATGTTTTGGGGATTACTAATTCTTTATAATGTAAAAGCAAAGATGATGATGGTCTAATAGTTAGGGTGTCGGACATTTTACTACTGATGTACAGATACAGGGCCAAACTGTCTTATAGTAACAAATACCTTACATCCTACCAATAGCTCTCCACCATTTTACCCTATGTCTAATAGTTAATGAATCTGATATTCTACCAGCAATGCCACACACTCCCCTCCACTAAATCTTAATCATCTTAACCATAGTTAAACAATATACACTATTAGTCAACACATGACCACTTGGTCTCCTCCTAGgctgtcctgcaggtagggcgttagaggtgtacctgctgcccctattgcatgattgtaaaaggtgactaaatttaggatattatattttctctttttcctaactaactttgttTTTCCAAAAAGTCTCCCTGGACACCGCCTCACATTTAGCCTTTTATTGAGCACTCGCCCCTCTGTaataggctctgggttctgtcccctggacGAGACACACCAagatctataaaagtggtagtttctgttaagcattcagcatacatggagtagaatgactggttcgcccgttgtcagtataatgtgactgggtcggatgtgttgcttggtgtcttggCGGCatccttcagtgatatagcactataaaaagggcaacagttccactatacaagacacaacacgaacataccgcaacaaaacacgcacctcacacttcacacaggctacacactgtatacaagggagaccgtccttacatgaccttgatCGTTGACAGGACatcaattaattaaacaatagtTAGTATAGTAGTTTTCCATTACAGGCACACATCATGTTCCTCTACACTGGACTCAAATTAATGATAAAAGTTAATTACATTACAGTTCATTTTCGGGTTATGGCATGGTTGCCCTACCATGCCCTacttaacaaacaaacaatctctTCCTAAACCCATGTAGGGGTAAGTTACTAGGTACTGGCcataggttggtggtttttctccaggtgcTCTGGCTTTCCTCAACCTCCTATACCTGACATGACCTTAAATAACGCTGGCTATTGTGGCGAGGTGTAAAGTAAGATAAACCTAAACCTTATCTTCTGATCAATTTGGTCTTTTGGGCGTCTTTAGGATCAAAATCTTTGTTGAAGGAGCTCAAAGGTTCTTTAGGTAAGAAATGGTCGCTGCATTATCCCTGTGGGCTTCTGTAAGCTTCTTTAGTCTATTTTAGACCTAATATTATTACATACAATGGATATGACAGACTGTATGTTTGTTTCTTGATTGGATTGCCCTGTCACCATGGCCATCCTTGGTCATTTTAAGATTCCTGGTATGGTGTAGCAGCTGGTGACTAGCTTGCAGAAACAAAGTTTTATAGTGGCCATAGTGTATAATTAAATGTAGGAATGTCTGATTTAGTGGGCTTGCTTACTTCACTTTACTatattttcttgttgtttttACGTTTGCTtgtcttttttcttttgtttatcaCTAATTTACAATATGCCTTGCACATGCAGGTCTGGCTTTGAGGTCAGTATTGTAAATTGGTCAGCAAAAAGGATAACTTTGGTTGAAACCAAACTAACCTCACAGGTGCTCTATAGTTACAAGGATAAACAAAACGCTAACCAGCTGGGGCTTAGAAAGTAAACTTATACCATCCAATTTATACAAAACCTACATACATATACTATGTTTCTGGTCCGTATTCAAAGAAGATACCAACTTTCCTATTTCTTTATCCTATTCCATCCATGTGGATTTTTTCAGTAAAGTTTCATAAACAgatatgatatttatcattggTGTTATAAACAAAGGAGTTTGTATGCCTAATAGCTCTGTCCATATCTTAGGGCATGACAATAAATGTGTAAATTTTGAATTCTATGAGCTATGGAATGTCAATATTTGTGCTTGAAATTGACAAAGTTCAGTTTAAATGAGTATCATTTTCCTTAATGTTTTACTTTACTGTATGATGAAGCACAGAAAAAAAACGTGAAGTCATTCTAGCAATCTATGCTTATTTTGATTCACTCGTAAACTTGACTGATCCCTGACTTAACCATCTCCTGCCTTTACTTACATCTGTCCATAATGTCACCTGTCTTTACTTTATTGACAACAACTGTGATTGATATCTGACTCGACTGATACCTGACTCTACTGACACCTGGCTTTACTTACCACTGGCTTTACTGACACCTGGCTTtgctgaccactgactttactgacacctgactttactgaccactgactttactgacacTTGGCTTTGCTGACCACTGACTTGACTGACACTTGGCTTtgctgaccactgactttactgacacctgactttactgaccactgactttactgaccactgaacTTACTGACACTTggctttactgaccactgacttgaCTGACACTTGTggctttactgaccactgactttactgacacctgactttactgaccactgactttactgactGGCTTTACTGACACCTggctttactgaccactgactttactgacacctggctttactgaccactgactttactgacacttggctttactgaccactgacttgaCTGACACTTggctttactgaccactgactttactgacacttggctttactgaccactgactttactgacacTTGGCTTtgctgaccactgactttactgacacctgactttactgaccactgactttactgacacctgactttactgaccactgactttactgacacCTGGCTTTACTGACACCTGattttactgaccactgactttactgacacCTGGCTTTGCTTActactgactttactgaccactgactttactgacacctgattttactgaccactgactttactgacacctgactttactgaccactgactttactgacacCTGGCTTTACTGACACCTGattttactgaccactgactttactgacacCTGGCTTTGCTTActactgactttactgaccactgactttactgacatATGAACATCTTTGGATATTGATTGTATCAAAATTGAAACTACAAACTGTGGTGAGATGTTGCtgtattaaaaacatataagattttttttatatttccagGATTGGATGCTGTTGGGAAGACCACACTGTTATACCGACTAAAGTTGGGAGAATTTAACCTGGTCATCCCTACCATAGGTAAGGAAATCTTTAATTCAAGTGATCATAGTAAATCATCAATTTGACAAATTTATAGATTGTTTATTAGTCTTACAGCTACTTGTTCATCATAGTCTTTGTTTGATTTAGTACGAAAGTAGTGTTGGTGATGAATGAAAGCTGAAGTCACCGATAAAAACCCCCAACTATGTCTAGAATGTGGTACTACTGTCCTAAAAGTTCTTAATTCATGCAGCTCCAATTGGAGGAGGAAGAGTGCTGGAAGCCGTGGGGTAGTTGTCTCGTTGAATGTGAGTTCCAAATCCAAATGGGGCAGTCACTATTGGGCAGTGGGTTATTTCAGAGTTTTCAGGCTTTGCCCACGCCCCCTCCCTCCTACACCTGGTACATCAGACTCTCAGACTGTTAAAATGATGTAACACAAAATATCCCAAACATAGTCATAAATGCATAATTTTCAggagttgcaaaattataaatatgcatttaagtaaaaataaaactcatGTTTATTGGCAAATAAAATCAAAGGCTTCTTTTATTCCAAAAGGTGATGTGCAGGCTGCCTTCTCTTTTTTATCATTACAGTTTTTAGTTTAATCATTTAGACACATCAAACTGTTAGATATTCTGAAGCATAACCCTTAGTTTTCTTTCTCATATAGCTTCGTATTAATCTTTGTCGCACACTTGAACTTAGAATCTATGTGCACCCTTGATGTACAACACAATGGAATACATGACAGAACCCACATACTGTATACACTTACAAACTTATATAGAACGCTGTTGGTTAAATTGATATGAATTACATGTACTCGGATGTCACCatttctctttttctttctgtagtaaaaaaatgttctgtggtaaaataaataactcatatgttatattttatctcAGGAGGTAAGATTGTGAAATTAAAGCATTAGCAAATTCTGTAATATATCTAAAACAGAGATTGTATTATCTAAACATATGTGATGGTGATAAAATTTTGATACAGAAAGCATGGCCATTTCCTTACTATTTCAACTATATCTCTCCTTACGCATTGACAATAGTTTGCAGCCTCATATTCTATCTGGAGaatctacaatatatatatcagatgtaCCTGCTTTATTTCTTTGGTTTATACCTGAACATAAACTTTTATATCTATCTAGAACAGCATCCATAAATTCTTTGAAATCTTCCTTTTTCTGGAGCATTTCAATGCCATAATTATTGCATTATCGAGGTGGATGATTCAAACACTCTTAGAGATTTTGAGATGGTTTGCAATTTAATGATGATTAAATTTTTCAGCTGAAGAAGAATTTTATAGTTATTGTAGAAAGTAAGAACATATCTTCAGAAACATATCTtcagaaattttaattttcattgcaGGGTTTAATGTGGAGAGTATACAGTACAAAGACATTAACTTCACTGCCTGGGATATCGGCAGTCGTGATAAAATggtgagttacttccctttgtctAATCTCAACACGTCATGCATTTCATCAGACCGTTGTTCCTTTGTTACATACCttgtacataatatacagtAAATGTAGAAATACAGTGTAGAGGCAGCTCTTTCTGAATAATTCATTTCatgagttactcccctttgACTGGCATTTGTTccaaaaattgcaaaatatttcgCAGAAAGTCGTCTGTAGCTCCTTCTTATCACAGGTGTTTTCTCTTATTTCAAACCAAGTCCTTAGTTCATGACAAACTGATGAATCCATTTGTTGATTAATTTGTAtacagaattatctccctttgttaataataaacaatttctTATCTGTTActtattttcttatcttttaaaagtgtaaaagtataaattttaacttttattttcataatatgcCATCAGCGCTTCCCTCCCCACCACTCTTGTTCTCTGTGAGTACATCATCAAAAATTGAATGTAATGTTGGTCATAAGACACAGACACCTACTTCTCTCTGACCCATACATTAAGTGCTTACTTTCTATATTCGCTAATTAACTaactaattgatataaaaaatatatatttcaagagATCCATGTACTGTACAAAgtctatatttttttataaaacagcGACCACTCTTCCGTCATTACTACAAAGGAACCGAGGCCGTTGTCATAGTGATTGATAGTCACGACAAGGAAAGGTTGGATGAGCTGAACCACGACGTCATTAAACCTGCTCTGCAAGCTGAGGAACTTTCCGGTGCCTGTTTTCTGTTTCTGGCCAATAAGTGTGACCTGGAGCCTCATATGTCCTCAGAGGAGATACGCGATCGACTGGGGCTTAGTCAACTCAAACATACATGGAGTAAGGGTGGCCAAACTGATATttagaaatgaaacaaaaatagcAATATCATTATTGGACATAAATTCTCAGTGATTCAATTATTTTGAGTgaattcaaatttgtgaaaattttaGTTGATATTTGCAtctgaagaaaaaacagaatCTTTAAAGTTAGTCAGCATTAAGATGTTAAGATTAAATGGCTACTGATAAAATTCTTACGATGCTGTACAGCAAAGTTAAGACAATTCAGACTTTCCACTCATTCCTACATAATATAACAATGCAGATGACAATGGCATAGTGGCTAATGTGTacaacattctaccattagttcTCTACCTCTAGGTCCTGAGCTAGTTTTAAGCCTTTTTGTTTTAGGCGATGTTTACGATGTTTACTCCGAAATTGAATAGGTAAACATGCGCTTGCGAGCACGAGACATTGCTATATTACACCTGTCGATCAGTCAATTAGAGCAATTTCGTCTACCTATAGAATTGTGtgcatgtaaaattaaaaaaaaaaactcctaCAAGAATGATTACATTTCTTTGTATACTCAATTTTAGCTACATACAATACCATAATGATCTAtctgagttacttccctttgttcgATATATGTATAGTTGTAGCTTAGAAGACTTAGAGAGGGGGgatttatttgttaataatggtttttataaattatttagtTATAAAATCGTTGTCGAAATCAGTAATGAACATTGTagcaaatattttgttttcagatattTTCCACGTTAGTGCCTTGAAGGGGGACGGCCTGACAGAGGCTTTGGATTGGTTAGCGTTCCAGCTGGGATCTGAGGAAATCCGGAGAAGTTCGAGTCCGGACTGTGACGATAAGACAGACAGAACATTCGGTGATGTCCCCTACTGTAGTCGAGCCTACACGGCTATCAAATGTTTCTTCTTCAGGCCTAGTCGGCAAGACAATAAACTGGATGATGGTCGATAGTACTACATAAATCATCACATTTGCCACATACTTTAATGTCAGTAGATCAATGTCTTGTTGTACATATGCCCACCGTGTGTCTTAGAGTTCCAGGGTTGTTTTTGGAGTTCATATCAATGTTGTTGGTGTACTAGAACATACCAAATACTGTAGTAAGacagacaaatcattatcacctccacagtATAATATTATGTTCAAATAAAAAGAACAGTGTAACTTGTCACCTGCACAAAGCATATATATTTGGTAAATAATTTCAGGTTTCTGggttatatgttttatttactaCACTAGTATATTAAGATGGAAAAGTATATTCAGGCTTCTGggttatacattttatttactaTACTAGTATATTAAGATGGAAAAGCATAGTGAAGTTTCTGggttatacattttatttactaTACTAGTAAATTAAGATGGAAAAGTATAGTCAGGTTTCTAggttatacattttatttactaTACTAGTATATTAAGATGGAAAAAGTAATACAATCATGCTGGACTACACAGAGATGCAGATAACAAAAGGGTCATTTTTGACAAGTTGTTCCTAGAAACAAACAGCAAGctcaatatatattatgttaaatcaacaaaaaaacTTCCATGACTACTTTTTAAGCAATCATTCAAGCTCATTATGTCTCCAGTATTTTTTAATACctattattttactgtatttgttatgttttaCAGATACTAGTTGTTTTTGAAGTTGATAATGATTATTTTCATGTGTTAaaatttttttatcacataactgactCTTCTAGCCATGTCATaaggccatgtcataaatattgtaagaAACATATGTAATAGCactattatgacatcacaattaattttgacgtcataatctatatatcaTGACGCCTCAAGAAGTAAAATGTAAAGGAAAAAGTTACATTCAAGAGTTTCTACTGTTTCTATATAGAGACAAAATTTGAAGTTTTACTTTaattctattaataaaagttaacttatatgataaatagaatcttacacttgtgactatgtgatatgaaatttatcaaacttgttTAATAAAGGCTAGTGGCATATCAATAtattgaacttgtttgataaatttcatatcacatagtcactcaAGTAAGATCCTCTAGGTATGTTATTTGGGACAAAGAATTTTACAGGTGGAGAGATATTTAACGGCGTCTCCAAAAAAGGTCTATAATGCACCACTGCACTAGATTAATTCATATggttacatattttatttgcaattatatatatgtaataaatacaAGGTGTCACTGATTTGGTATCACAGGGAAtacagagttatcccccttttaTTGCTCAGAAAGTTTTCTCCCTTTACTTGGTCAGTCTCCTCATCAACAGATGTTATATTTTGAACCTTTGCAGTATTTTCATTTCTCAGTTAAAGAGTTTATCTTCAATTAAATTGAAAGGATAAGAAAAGTGTTTATCCAAATTGATTGATGTGGTTTGACAAGCTGAAGTGTAGTACATGTAAACTATCTAATGGATGTGTCGCCTGTACAGGTCTGTGTCAAATAAGTgtcatattgtatattttaataaGTTGTTAGTATCATTAGTTAGCAGGATTGCTCAGCTGTAGCAGGGGAGACAACTGCTATAGGTGTTTGGTGTGACTTGGAGATGTGCTATCTGTGATATATTGTAGCATAGAGGATACTAACATTCTTTATATTTCTGATTGTAAAAATTGAAACAGTAAGTAGGGGATATATCATACATGTCtgtatatataccggtatatacaGTGTTGTCAAACCgttgtacagatatatatatacatatacaatgtacatgtaattatggcTAGCCAAGGCATCTGATTGGTCATATACACGCTCAAAAATCTTAAGAAATCACGGCTAAGGCTGAGTAAGGATGGATGTCTATACAATACATTTAGCTATCtgattaatattaatattttcatatataacgTCAATGTGAAAAGTCAAACACCAAGGGTCACTACtccaaaaattacaaaaaaatcatatttatactgcttggtatttatatttgaattttcaGCTGATTAATATTGCTGATATAGAAAACATgttatcaatttaaaatataattatataattatattactacagtgtgttaaaatatcaaatgtgtACCAGTTTTGATTGATATGTAATGTAGATAGCActaacattaatatatattgtaatgtaatgtatagAAGAACCTGCTACAAATTGCAAAATAAAgaacatttacaattaaaatgtctcttgttttatagattgatactgaccattatacactgtacataaaaacacaaaataacagAACAGGATGTTATAAACTAGGGTTGTTCCCAGTCTGTATAGTTTGTAATTTGTAGTTGAAGAACACTTTGTTTAATAGAAGGCAATCAATTTACAATATGTAACCAACAGTATAGATcaagaaaaataacattaaactTATTTTTCCATTGAACAAAAGTCATGTCCTCTGAAAAACTCATAATACATTAGGACTATTGTTTTCATAGATTGTTACATTGTTTATAGACATGCAAAGATACAAAAAGAAGCtatcaatctaaatataacCGGTAAGTCTTCAACCTCTATTTATCACGCAtgtaatatgtttttgtttttcataattAGTTTCTCTCCCTGTAGTACAATTACAGATCTTTCATAGTATTCTCTACTGTAAACACAAGTGTTTTGGTGGTAATCTTAAAAtgttccactgctgacaaatggtattttttctatttcaaaaacaggagcagatgaataagtacatttaaatttttcttcagttgcaaaagtttcccgataaagatattaaaaataattgattttgtcccaaaaaaaattccatggctTTATATGCCCTTTATGGAaataagtactgattgtgcatgcatgCCCAaagcaaatgaaatattttaaatgcattttattagtcagacacatataaacaccaATTTACATCACTtgtttaaattgtttaaatgtatacactgtatactctgtcggcggcgGGGTATCTGCTTTTTGCATTAATTTACTTTTACgaaacaaaaattgaaagtttCTTGAAAATGATAACATAAGAATATACAGTTgatagtagactaaaggttacacattgtgcacacggtgtgaactacgagtggacacggagtgcatgaggtttagactacaggtagacacggagtgcacgaggtttagactacaggtagacacgaagtgcactacgtgtgaacacggtgtccactacaggtggacatcgtgtccaggtaatatgtccactacattgagaccacagacagactagatgatgtgttaGGAGATATGAGAAAAGTTATATTTATTCGGTAGTCTAGACTTAGAAGTATTTATTGCGatcaaaaacataatatttttcacatgaaattgccgttaattactggaaatcattcgtactgtaataattatttgaattgatacatataaagtaaaatgtatcagtacattatcatataatttaatttataaatgatgACATTTAATAGAAgttataattgatataaaagcaaattaattgCGTAgcaaattaaagtgaatagtcgggcaaagaaaaccagtctaaatgcgttcattggtcttccaaaagttctcacatattaa
The nucleotide sequence above comes from Argopecten irradians isolate NY chromosome 1, Ai_NY, whole genome shotgun sequence. Encoded proteins:
- the LOC138319395 gene encoding ADP-ribosylation factor 1-like produces the protein MGAIWTKIFRSKEVRVLLLGLDAVGKTTLLYRLKLGEFNLVIPTIGFNVESIQYKDINFTAWDIGSRDKMRPLFRHYYKGTEAVVIVIDSHDKERLDELNHDVIKPALQAEELSGACFLFLANKCDLEPHMSSEEIRDRLGLSQLKHTWNIFHVSALKGDGLTEALDWLAFQLGSEEIRRSSSPDCDDKTDRTFGDVPYCSRAYTAIKCFFFRPSRQDNKLDDGR